A window of the Helianthus annuus cultivar XRQ/B chromosome 4, HanXRQr2.0-SUNRISE, whole genome shotgun sequence genome harbors these coding sequences:
- the LOC110936681 gene encoding glutathione S-transferase T1 — translation MALKVYCDRMSQPSRAILIFCKMNGIDFEEITINILKGEQHTPEYKAINPMCQVPTIVDGDFTLFESHSILIYLSSKYPGVASHWYPSDLIERAKVHSVLDWHHANLRRGSVGVIVNNVMLPIKGLPSNPQAAEEAEKTLEKALTVLETFWLKDGPFLAGRSQPSIADLNLVSEVMELELLSMELHDRILSPYKKVLQWVEDTKSATTPHFEEIHGVLLKTRKEFRKLMAAKSGKTE, via the exons ATGGCGCTGAAAGTATACTGTGATCGGATGTCTCAACCGTCTCGTGCAATTCTCATCTTCTGCAA GATGAATGGGATAGATTTTGAGGAAATCACCATTAATATCTTGAAGGGCGAGCAACACACCCCTGAATATAAAG CGATAAATCCCATGTGTCAAGTTCCAACAATAGTTGATGGAGATTTTACGCTGTTTGAGAG TCACTCAATTCTTATCTACTTATCTAGTAAGTACCCGGGAGTGGCTAGTCACTG GTATCCAAGTGATCTTATTGAAAGAGCTAAGGTCCACTCTGTATTAGATTGGCATCATGCCAATTTACGCCGTGGGTCAG TTGGAGTTATTGTAAACAATGTCATGTTACCAATAAAGGGCCTCCCATCAAACCCTCAAGCGGCCGAAGAAGCTGAGAAGACACTTGAGAAAGCATTGACGGTATTAGAAACCTTTTGGCTAAAAGATGGACCATTTTTGGCCGGAAGATCTCAACCGTCAATTGCTGATCTCAACTTAGTATCTGAAGTCATGGAACTTGAG CTTCTAAGCATGGAGCTTCATGATCGGATCTTAAGTCCTTACAAGAAAGTTCTTCAGTGGGTTGAAGATACAAAGAGTGCAACCACGCCTCATTTTGAAGAAATTCACGGGGTCTTGCTTAAAACGCGAAAAGAATTCCGCAAGCTGATGGCAGCAAAATCTGGGAAAACCGAGTGA